One Roseburia rectibacter DNA window includes the following coding sequences:
- the gltA gene encoding NADPH-dependent glutamate synthase, which yields MDVLNRVPVREQEPQVRAANFEEVCLGYNEEEAKAEAARCLNCKNAQCMKGCPVSINIPAFIAQVKEGNFEEAYHIISQSSALPAVCGRVCPQESQCEGKCIRGIKGEAVAIGKLERFVADWAREHGIKPKKAEKLNGHKVAVIGSGPAGLTCAGDLAKLGYDVTIFEALHEAGGVLIYGIPEFRLPKQKVVAAEVENVKALGVKIETNVVIGKSVTIDELMENEGFEAVFIGSGAGLPRFMGIPGEQAMGVFSANEFLTRNNLMKAFKDEYDTPIKAGKKVIVVGGGNVAMDAARTAKRLGAEVHIVYRRGEEELPARVEEVHHAKEEGVIFDLLQNPTEILVDENGWVKGAKVIKMELGEPDASGRRSPVEIPGSEYEIEADTVIMSLGTSPNPLISSTTKGLEINRRKCIIAEEENGATSKAGVFAGGDAVTGAATVILAMGAGKAAAKGIDEYLSNK from the coding sequence ATGGACGTATTAAATAGAGTACCGGTTCGCGAGCAGGAACCACAGGTTCGTGCGGCTAACTTTGAAGAGGTATGTTTAGGATATAACGAGGAAGAGGCAAAAGCTGAGGCAGCACGCTGCTTAAATTGTAAAAATGCACAGTGTATGAAAGGCTGTCCGGTTTCCATCAATATCCCTGCATTTATCGCACAGGTTAAAGAGGGGAATTTTGAGGAGGCATACCATATCATCAGCCAGTCATCTGCACTTCCTGCAGTCTGTGGACGTGTCTGTCCGCAGGAGAGCCAGTGTGAGGGAAAATGTATCCGTGGAATCAAAGGCGAAGCTGTTGCAATTGGTAAATTGGAACGTTTTGTTGCTGACTGGGCAAGAGAACACGGCATTAAACCGAAAAAAGCAGAGAAGTTAAACGGACATAAAGTTGCAGTCATTGGTTCCGGTCCTGCAGGTTTAACCTGTGCCGGTGATCTGGCAAAACTTGGCTATGATGTGACAATCTTTGAGGCACTTCATGAGGCAGGCGGTGTACTGATTTACGGTATCCCGGAGTTCCGTCTTCCGAAACAGAAGGTTGTTGCTGCTGAGGTGGAAAATGTAAAAGCACTCGGTGTTAAGATCGAGACAAACGTTGTTATCGGAAAATCTGTTACAATCGATGAATTAATGGAAAACGAGGGATTTGAGGCCGTATTTATCGGTTCCGGTGCCGGACTTCCAAGATTTATGGGTATTCCTGGCGAGCAGGCAATGGGTGTATTTTCTGCAAATGAGTTCCTGACCAGAAACAACCTGATGAAGGCATTTAAAGATGAGTATGATACACCGATCAAAGCAGGCAAGAAAGTTATCGTTGTCGGCGGCGGTAACGTTGCTATGGATGCTGCGAGAACTGCAAAGAGACTTGGCGCGGAGGTACATATCGTATACCGCCGTGGCGAGGAAGAACTTCCGGCGCGTGTGGAGGAAGTACATCATGCAAAAGAAGAGGGAGTGATCTTTGATCTGCTCCAGAACCCGACAGAAATTCTTGTAGATGAGAATGGCTGGGTAAAAGGCGCGAAAGTCATTAAGATGGAACTCGGTGAACCGGATGCATCCGGAAGAAGAAGCCCGGTAGAGATTCCGGGATCTGAGTATGAGATCGAGGCAGATACCGTGATCATGTCACTTGGAACTTCCCCGAACCCGCTGATCTCTTCCACTACAAAGGGACTTGAAATCAACCGCAGAAAATGTATCATCGCAGAAGAAGAAAATGGTGCTACTTCAAAGGCAGGTGTATTTGCCGGTGGTGATGCTGTAACCGGAGCTGCAACTGTAATTCTTGCCATGGGTGCAGGAAAAGCTGCCGCAAAAGGTATTGATGAATATTTAAGCAATAAATAA
- a CDS encoding cation-translocating P-type ATPase, producing the protein MEENVNQTEKEMAENEKQKQAEKAVTENKNQKQAETIRGLTAQQVAERMEKGLWNKKAESATKTTKEIIKSNVFTYFNLIFLVIALLLIGVGAFRDLTFLPIIIANTLIGIVQEIRSKKVLDDLSILNSPKTRAIRDGSKKEIPADELVLDDIVELSAGGQIPADAVVLNGQLNVNESLLTGESDEIVKKSGDELLSGSFVVLGSCLARLTKVGEESYISKLTHRATQTKEGEQSDMIRSLNRLVQAVGIVIIPIGVVLFVQQFVYAGTPLRDSVTSMVAAILGMIPEGLYLLASVAMAVSAMRLAKQQVLIHDMKCIETLARVDVLCVDKTGTITVPDMEVDTFVLTEDLMKTVPDGDDGTRVYVDAGDREEQEQKYRQVREKIAEFAVNMNADNATMEAVKAYFKTGNTVNIKKADKVFAFSSKTKYSGIISGGDSYLIGAPEFVLREDYEHYKEKIEAYSEKGYRVLVYGRYEGVLDGQKLTEKALPVAFIMLTNAIREGAKETFSYFTERGVEIKVISGDNPKTVAEIAQKAGICGADNYVDASTLTTDESIAQAVMKYQIFGRVTPDQKLKFVEALKAQGRTVAMTGDGVNDVLALKDADCSIAMASGSEAASQVAQLVLLDNDFSRMPSVVMEGRRVVNNIQRSASLYLVKNIFSMLLAVFSMIFMINYPLEPSQISLISMFTIGIPSFVLALEPNKDRIQGHFMTNVLLKALPAGLTDFLAVSSLVLFCQEFGVNEGDISTSCTILVAIVGFMILYQIAKPMTIGHRVLMVGMVAGWLFCMIFVSHLFAIRDISMQCMMLTAVFAIATEPVLRYLSKFVEWLRGSLLVLKKKIHRVTA; encoded by the coding sequence ATGGAGGAAAACGTGAACCAGACAGAGAAAGAAATGGCAGAAAATGAGAAGCAGAAACAGGCAGAAAAAGCAGTGACAGAAAACAAAAATCAGAAACAGGCAGAAACAATCCGGGGACTGACCGCACAGCAGGTGGCAGAGCGAATGGAAAAAGGTCTCTGGAATAAAAAAGCAGAGTCGGCTACAAAGACGACAAAAGAAATTATAAAATCAAATGTATTTACATATTTTAACCTGATATTTTTAGTGATCGCGTTATTGTTAATCGGCGTTGGTGCTTTCCGTGACCTGACTTTTCTTCCGATCATCATTGCAAATACATTGATCGGTATTGTGCAGGAAATCCGTTCTAAAAAAGTACTGGATGATCTTTCTATTTTAAACAGTCCTAAAACAAGGGCGATCCGGGATGGCAGTAAAAAGGAGATTCCCGCGGATGAACTGGTACTGGATGATATTGTGGAGCTTTCTGCGGGTGGACAGATACCAGCGGATGCGGTTGTGTTAAACGGACAGTTAAATGTCAATGAATCACTTCTTACCGGTGAGTCAGATGAGATCGTAAAGAAAAGCGGGGACGAACTTCTGTCCGGCAGTTTTGTGGTGTTAGGAAGCTGTCTTGCACGACTGACAAAGGTTGGAGAAGAGTCTTACATATCGAAATTGACCCATCGGGCAACCCAGACAAAAGAAGGGGAACAGTCAGATATGATCCGTTCTTTAAACCGTCTGGTACAGGCAGTTGGTATTGTAATCATTCCGATCGGTGTGGTTCTTTTTGTGCAGCAGTTTGTGTATGCAGGTACTCCTTTGCGGGACAGTGTAACAAGCATGGTGGCTGCGATCCTTGGTATGATACCGGAGGGACTTTATCTGTTAGCAAGCGTTGCTATGGCGGTAAGTGCCATGCGTCTGGCAAAACAGCAGGTTTTAATTCACGACATGAAATGTATTGAGACGCTAGCGAGAGTGGATGTACTCTGTGTGGACAAGACGGGAACGATCACAGTTCCTGACATGGAGGTAGATACTTTTGTTCTCACAGAAGATCTGATGAAAACGGTTCCGGATGGAGATGATGGTACCAGGGTTTATGTCGATGCAGGAGACAGGGAAGAACAGGAACAGAAATATCGACAGGTCAGAGAAAAAATCGCTGAATTTGCTGTAAACATGAATGCAGATAATGCAACGATGGAGGCGGTCAAAGCATACTTTAAGACAGGGAATACCGTGAATATAAAAAAAGCAGACAAAGTGTTTGCATTTTCATCCAAAACAAAGTACAGCGGAATCATTTCCGGGGGAGACAGTTATCTGATCGGGGCACCGGAGTTTGTGCTTCGGGAAGATTATGAGCATTATAAAGAAAAAATTGAAGCATACAGTGAGAAAGGATATCGTGTCCTTGTGTATGGCAGATACGAAGGAGTTTTAGACGGACAGAAACTTACGGAAAAGGCATTGCCGGTTGCATTTATCATGCTGACAAATGCTATTAGAGAGGGGGCAAAGGAAACCTTTTCCTATTTTACAGAGAGAGGTGTTGAGATCAAGGTAATTTCCGGTGATAATCCAAAGACAGTTGCAGAGATTGCACAAAAAGCCGGAATCTGTGGCGCAGATAACTACGTGGATGCTTCCACACTGACGACGGATGAGAGCATTGCGCAGGCAGTGATGAAATATCAGATTTTTGGCAGGGTGACACCGGATCAGAAGTTAAAATTTGTGGAAGCACTGAAAGCACAGGGAAGAACAGTTGCCATGACAGGCGATGGCGTCAATGATGTGTTGGCACTAAAGGATGCGGACTGCAGTATTGCGATGGCATCGGGGAGCGAGGCGGCATCACAGGTGGCGCAGCTTGTGCTGCTGGATAATGACTTTTCGAGGATGCCATCAGTAGTGATGGAAGGCAGAAGAGTGGTAAACAATATTCAGCGTTCAGCAAGTTTATATCTGGTAAAAAACATATTTTCCATGCTGCTGGCAGTTTTTTCCATGATTTTTATGATCAATTATCCATTGGAACCATCTCAGATATCATTGATCAGTATGTTTACGATCGGCATACCATCCTTTGTGCTTGCGTTAGAGCCGAATAAAGACCGTATACAGGGACATTTTATGACAAATGTATTATTAAAGGCGTTGCCAGCCGGACTTACTGATTTTCTGGCTGTCAGCAGTCTGGTGCTGTTTTGTCAGGAATTTGGTGTAAACGAAGGAGATATATCAACGTCCTGTACGATCCTGGTCGCCATTGTTGGATTTATGATCTTATATCAGATCGCAAAACCAATGACAATCGGGCACCGCGTGTTAATGGTGGGAATGGTTGCCGGATGGCTGTTCTGCATGATATTTGTCAGCCATCTGTTCGCAATCAGGGATATCTCAATGCAGTGTATGATGCTGACAGCGGTATTTGCAATCGCAACGGAACCGGTTTTACGTTATCTGTCGAAATTTGTGGAGTGGCTGCGTGGAAGTCTGCTGGTATTGAAAAAGAAGATACACCGGGTGACAGCATAA
- a CDS encoding ABC transporter ATP-binding protein has product MDTLLGCKDLTKKFGNKTAIDHIDFSIESGHIIGLLGPNGSGKTTLIKMINGLLTPTSGTLYYKENPIGVESKRHISYLPDHTYLNMNQRVKEVIAFFQDFYEDFDRERAYDMLQKLNINPNDSLKSMSKGTKEKVQLILVMSRKAELYILDEPIAGVDPAARDYILDVILTNYDPSASILISTHLIADIENILDQVVFIQNGQIRLSSSVDDIRAEEGKSIDSLFREVFRC; this is encoded by the coding sequence ATGGACACATTACTTGGATGTAAAGATCTTACGAAAAAGTTTGGCAATAAAACTGCGATCGATCACATTGATTTTTCGATCGAAAGTGGTCATATCATAGGACTTCTCGGTCCAAACGGCAGTGGAAAAACAACACTGATTAAAATGATCAACGGACTTTTAACCCCGACTTCCGGCACACTCTATTACAAAGAAAATCCGATCGGTGTCGAGAGTAAACGCCACATTTCCTACCTGCCGGATCACACTTACCTGAACATGAACCAGCGTGTGAAAGAAGTCATCGCTTTCTTTCAGGACTTTTATGAAGATTTCGACAGGGAACGCGCCTACGATATGCTGCAAAAACTGAATATTAATCCAAATGATTCTCTAAAAAGCATGTCAAAAGGAACCAAAGAGAAGGTACAGCTTATCCTTGTCATGAGCCGGAAAGCGGAATTATATATTTTAGATGAGCCGATCGCGGGTGTCGATCCTGCTGCAAGAGATTATATTTTAGATGTGATCTTAACCAATTACGACCCGTCCGCTTCCATCCTGATCTCCACACATCTGATCGCTGATATCGAAAATATTTTAGATCAGGTCGTTTTTATCCAGAATGGACAGATCCGTCTTTCCTCTTCCGTTGATGATATCCGCGCCGAGGAAGGCAAATCCATCGATTCACTGTTCCGGGAGGTATTCAGATGTTAG
- a CDS encoding GntR family transcriptional regulator, which yields MAWNLNSDRPIFIQIVERIEMDIISGKYKPGDKLPSVRDLAAEAAVNPNTMQKAFSELERTGLVFSQRTTGRFITEDTSMIDELKSTLAKDKITELLSFMQQLGFQENEILAMIDQTMKGEK from the coding sequence ATGGCATGGAACCTTAATTCCGACCGCCCTATTTTCATACAGATCGTAGAGCGGATCGAAATGGACATCATTTCCGGCAAATATAAACCCGGAGACAAACTGCCTTCCGTCCGTGATCTTGCTGCCGAAGCAGCGGTAAACCCAAATACGATGCAGAAGGCTTTTTCAGAACTTGAACGAACCGGTCTTGTTTTCTCACAGCGGACAACCGGACGATTTATTACGGAGGACACTTCCATGATCGATGAATTAAAATCAACACTTGCAAAAGATAAAATTACAGAACTGCTCTCATTTATGCAGCAGCTCGGCTTTCAGGAAAATGAAATTCTGGCTATGATCGATCAGACCATGAAAGGAGAAAAATGA
- a CDS encoding flagellar filament capping protein FliD has product MRVGNRLNSTIVRARMNRIAKTRIFSTKQQRTKKSISGSSGQSISQLLSKLNANSGKTSSAAQLIANRDQTLLYSGMETAAERVEKRLGKFLKTDGTSVFDGEDEAKVKENVTDHIESFVNDYNYLMKRLTQSGDSVDSNFAKKLKNYANAENKELREIGITINGDGTLELDEKKLKAADISQIKKMFAGEDGFAEKVSDLSGQISKYAKEKVTELEKSNVTASSNYNRYARYTNGTQNSSSYYNNGYYNSKA; this is encoded by the coding sequence ATGAGAGTTGGGAACAGATTAAATAGCACCATTGTGCGTGCGCGGATGAACCGTATTGCAAAGACAAGAATATTTTCGACAAAACAGCAGAGAACAAAAAAGAGTATTTCAGGAAGTTCGGGTCAGTCGATCAGTCAGCTTCTTTCAAAATTAAATGCAAATAGTGGGAAAACATCATCTGCGGCGCAGTTGATCGCAAACAGAGACCAGACACTTTTATACAGTGGAATGGAGACGGCTGCGGAACGTGTGGAAAAACGGTTGGGGAAGTTTTTAAAAACAGATGGTACTTCTGTATTTGACGGGGAAGATGAGGCAAAAGTGAAAGAGAATGTGACAGATCATATAGAGTCATTTGTAAATGACTATAATTATCTGATGAAACGTCTTACACAGTCCGGCGACAGCGTGGATTCAAATTTTGCCAAAAAGCTGAAGAATTATGCAAATGCGGAAAATAAAGAACTCCGTGAGATCGGAATTACGATAAATGGTGACGGAACATTAGAGCTGGATGAAAAGAAATTAAAGGCAGCCGACATCAGCCAGATAAAGAAAATGTTTGCCGGTGAAGATGGGTTTGCCGAAAAAGTGTCAGATCTGTCAGGACAGATCAGCAAATATGCAAAAGAAAAGGTGACGGAACTCGAAAAATCAAATGTGACGGCGAGCAGTAACTATAACCGTTATGCACGCTATACAAACGGCACACAAAATAGCAGCAGTTATTATAACAATGGCTATTATAACAGTAAGGCATAA
- a CDS encoding DUF2975 domain-containing protein: MQQKEISRWLKAITIVLALMGAVFFLYIMPVLAISWRDADETLAYLFMPGLLYGWCIGVICYAILYQFWKVCVQIGKDNSFSKENARCFRNISHFALLLAVVWFAGIVFLVFLAVRQPGVSIFMITAVLISVMISILAAALSHLILKAYELKQENELTI; this comes from the coding sequence ATGCAGCAAAAAGAAATTTCACGATGGTTAAAAGCAATCACAATTGTACTGGCACTGATGGGAGCGGTGTTTTTTCTGTATATTATGCCGGTACTTGCGATATCATGGAGAGATGCGGATGAAACACTGGCGTATCTTTTTATGCCGGGACTGTTGTACGGCTGGTGCATAGGGGTGATCTGTTATGCGATTCTGTACCAGTTCTGGAAAGTATGTGTGCAGATTGGAAAAGATAATTCATTCTCGAAAGAAAATGCAAGATGTTTTCGAAATATCAGCCATTTCGCATTACTGCTTGCGGTTGTGTGGTTTGCAGGAATTGTTTTTCTGGTATTTTTAGCAGTCAGACAGCCGGGAGTCAGTATTTTTATGATTACTGCGGTTTTGATTTCAGTTATGATATCCATTTTGGCAGCAGCATTATCACATCTGATTCTGAAGGCTTATGAATTAAAACAGGAAAATGAACTTACGATATAA
- a CDS encoding helix-turn-helix domain-containing protein translates to MAIIINIDVMLAKRKMSVTELSEKVGITMANISILKNGKAKAIKVDTLNKICRALDCQPGDILEYVKTDEET, encoded by the coding sequence ATGGCAATTATCATAAATATAGATGTAATGCTTGCAAAACGGAAAATGAGTGTGACCGAACTTTCGGAAAAAGTAGGCATTACAATGGCAAATATTTCCATACTGAAAAATGGAAAGGCAAAAGCAATCAAAGTGGACACTTTAAACAAGATCTGCCGGGCATTGGACTGCCAGCCGGGAGATATTTTAGAATATGTTAAAACAGATGAGGAAACTTAA
- a CDS encoding DUF4153 domain-containing protein: MDQNLTVSYEEQKAQWQEKRKQQQKENAEIFKKLAPASFVYALIYTVCIYKNMTGAAVLLWVAATIGYICYIVKTVKERKIFNTTIFFAAYMLILAVNTFTTGNEWIIWMNYCWIFAFTVCFLIRNLADKNQWDFWEYLCSGVNAVCGAISSITRPFGDGNDFIRLREKKENGKVREILIGIAIAIPVVLLIGGLLVSADLVFSSMITKFFAGIRIPANLAGICCMLCFGFISSYCGVRYSAYRKERQDRKTKIFTETTAMLTVTVLVAVLYVVFCGIQIIYLFGGGGELPEGVTYAEYARQGFFQLLLVCILNLGTVLVMEHFFQRSRAADIVWTVISVCTMIMTASSAWRMILYIRAYQLTFLRVVVLTVLAVIAFLMAGTICYIWNRRFPLFTYGMAVVCISYVLFAFAHVDAGIAAYDLAQIENGNAAGDYSYLSCLSTDAAPVIAEYLKDHPENIYYGDEMYNWKWEYMQENNRMNQPVTLRTFNLSYLHAQRAFSEK; the protein is encoded by the coding sequence ATGGATCAGAATCTTACAGTCAGTTACGAGGAGCAAAAAGCGCAGTGGCAGGAAAAAAGAAAACAGCAACAGAAAGAAAATGCGGAGATTTTTAAGAAACTTGCGCCGGCAAGTTTTGTTTACGCACTGATCTATACGGTCTGTATTTACAAAAATATGACAGGAGCTGCAGTGCTTCTGTGGGTTGCGGCAACGATCGGATATATTTGTTACATCGTTAAAACGGTAAAAGAAAGGAAAATTTTTAACACAACAATATTTTTCGCTGCATATATGCTGATTCTGGCGGTCAATACATTTACGACCGGAAATGAGTGGATTATCTGGATGAATTATTGCTGGATTTTTGCATTCACAGTGTGCTTCCTTATACGAAATCTGGCAGATAAAAATCAATGGGATTTTTGGGAGTATCTGTGCAGTGGAGTAAATGCTGTATGTGGAGCGATTAGCAGTATTACAAGACCATTTGGTGATGGAAACGATTTTATCCGTTTACGTGAGAAGAAGGAAAATGGAAAAGTGCGTGAGATCCTGATCGGAATTGCAATAGCAATACCGGTGGTTCTTCTGATCGGTGGATTGTTAGTGTCAGCAGATCTGGTATTTTCAAGTATGATCACAAAATTTTTTGCAGGAATCAGGATTCCGGCAAATCTGGCAGGAATTTGCTGCATGTTATGCTTTGGTTTTATTTCATCTTACTGTGGTGTCAGATATTCGGCATATAGAAAAGAACGGCAGGACAGGAAAACAAAAATTTTTACAGAAACGACAGCGATGCTTACGGTAACAGTCCTGGTTGCAGTATTATATGTTGTATTCTGCGGCATACAGATCATATATCTGTTTGGCGGTGGCGGGGAGCTTCCGGAAGGAGTTACCTATGCCGAATATGCAAGACAGGGATTTTTTCAGCTTCTTTTGGTATGCATCTTAAATCTTGGAACAGTTCTTGTAATGGAACATTTCTTTCAGAGGAGCAGGGCAGCAGATATCGTCTGGACTGTGATCTCCGTATGTACGATGATTATGACGGCATCAAGCGCATGGCGAATGATCCTGTATATCAGGGCATATCAGCTTACATTTCTGCGTGTTGTTGTACTGACGGTGCTGGCAGTGATCGCGTTTCTTATGGCAGGAACGATCTGTTATATCTGGAACCGCAGGTTCCCGTTGTTTACGTATGGAATGGCGGTTGTGTGCATCAGTTATGTGCTGTTTGCCTTTGCCCATGTGGATGCTGGGATTGCCGCCTATGATCTGGCGCAGATTGAAAATGGAAATGCCGCGGGAGATTACAGTTATCTCTCATGCTTATCAACCGATGCGGCACCTGTGATCGCAGAGTACTTAAAAGATCATCCGGAAAACATTTATTATGGGGATGAAATGTATAACTGGAAGTGGGAATATATGCAGGAAAATAACAGAATGAACCAGCCTGTGACACTCCGGACATTTAATCTGTCTTATCTGCATGCCCAAAGAGCATTTTCAGAAAAATAG
- a CDS encoding BMP family ABC transporter substrate-binding protein — protein sequence MKGKRVGKLIVLFAVTGILAGCGGKTGGTPDDYATNNGYLTTEAAGNGSGSSQSETGQTSGTAGIAKEDIKVGVLYISDPDEGSGYSYTHDLGIVGMQENLGLSDDQIERKIVDDSDAKATEEAIEACISDGCNIIFTTSWGYMEVTAEMAEKYPDIYFSHGTGYMSNGKNFNNYFGRIYQVRYLSGIVAGMNTKSNKIGYVAAQDSSNSEVTGGIDAFAIGVESVNPDAEIYVAVTNSWYDPDKEKAASEQLLDMGCDVMAQHCDTPYPQTLAQERGVYGIGYNSDMSKETPDACLTSVIWNWSAYYTSAVKSIINGTWDGSNYYGGMAEGLVQLTNLASFAAEGTQEKVDEATAEILSGTNNIFDGVMETNTGETVGTENGTLDDATISGGIDWYYKNVVIVD from the coding sequence ATGAAAGGAAAAAGAGTTGGAAAGCTGATTGTATTGTTTGCAGTGACAGGCATACTTGCAGGATGCGGCGGAAAAACAGGTGGTACGCCGGATGATTATGCAACAAACAATGGTTATTTAACGACGGAAGCAGCCGGAAACGGCAGCGGCAGTTCGCAGTCGGAAACGGGACAGACATCAGGTACAGCAGGAATTGCCAAAGAAGATATAAAAGTTGGCGTACTTTATATCTCAGACCCGGATGAGGGGAGCGGATATTCTTACACACATGATCTGGGTATCGTGGGAATGCAGGAAAATCTGGGATTAAGCGATGATCAGATCGAGAGAAAAATTGTGGACGATTCAGATGCAAAAGCAACGGAGGAGGCAATCGAAGCCTGCATTTCGGATGGATGTAATATTATTTTTACAACAAGCTGGGGTTATATGGAAGTGACGGCAGAGATGGCGGAAAAATATCCGGATATCTATTTCTCACATGGAACCGGCTATATGTCAAATGGAAAGAATTTTAATAATTATTTCGGCCGCATCTATCAGGTAAGATATTTGAGTGGTATCGTAGCAGGTATGAATACAAAGTCGAATAAGATCGGTTATGTGGCAGCGCAGGATTCGTCAAATTCTGAGGTGACAGGGGGAATCGATGCATTTGCGATCGGTGTGGAATCTGTAAATCCGGATGCAGAGATTTATGTGGCAGTCACAAATAGCTGGTATGATCCAGATAAGGAAAAAGCAGCATCCGAACAGCTCTTAGATATGGGTTGTGATGTGATGGCACAGCATTGCGATACACCGTATCCACAGACACTGGCACAGGAGCGGGGAGTTTATGGGATCGGTTATAACTCGGATATGAGTAAAGAAACGCCGGATGCCTGTCTGACAAGCGTGATCTGGAACTGGAGTGCATATTATACGTCAGCGGTCAAAAGTATTATCAATGGAACGTGGGATGGGTCCAATTATTATGGAGGTATGGCAGAGGGACTGGTACAGCTGACGAATCTGGCTTCATTTGCGGCAGAAGGAACACAGGAAAAAGTTGACGAGGCGACTGCAGAGATCTTAAGCGGTACAAACAATATTTTTGACGGAGTGATGGAGACGAATACAGGGGAGACAGTTGGAACAGAAAACGGAACCTTGGATGATGCAACGATCTCAGGTGGTATTGACTGGTATTATAAAAACGTTGTGATTGTGGACTAG